The Arctopsyche grandis isolate Sample6627 chromosome 5, ASM5162203v2, whole genome shotgun sequence genome includes a window with the following:
- the LOC143911599 gene encoding nose resistant to fluoxetine protein 6-like → MRLLILLLVLTVVAGDDDIISNVDENLMSYSPFYGLVATASAENSTTLCAKHLDKMGKAIINKDTWVIKMMDASGMPKGGLHWGGTFWLGNRRQCEATQVLKSIKASPSLGPVSVETIGDLPPFPIAYFAAYFKHHSAIQAITHMPEEFRMTLGLCLPLSCEEAELVVFLQKYFDSNIFVHQNLYNTTYKMEEVKKLVDDYSWIWEPITIATGSIIVFIVILCAVGTLYDIKYYRPMIKSSESQNSGKNDNGNGDIKDVTIEIKTTKKPTRIDLGLGYKILKSFSVYENNKIIFNTKIPSNSIPVIQGIRLFSMVSIIVGHSVVAIRFYYENRVNVFHLLDVDYIAQIIPGSQFSVDTFFCISGYLLAASFFQTEYAKTKTSSLLDRIKLFGLKCLKRFLRLTPSYMITLGITTVIFNWRYRLSPFWNNERNDLTCPQYWWRNLLYIHNVFPESEMCMTWSYYLSNDMQYAVITTFLLILSTMYFKVAASLMSVIFFGSIGYTVYVVYDVNFIPFIDEFFANMQKFYGNPIVRIGAYLVGVYTAYLVYHLKKKLSLNTKIIRLLWLAAFSMNTYIIFAVMNRDISLVFSVAYISLSRILWSVGICWALIACETQNGGLFAKIFGSKYWYPASRLTYMAYLLNCVVLFLMMSFADKAYQLEVFNLVIIAIAMVAMSYAAAYVFTVLFELPIDALNKIFFNYLKGTEKGTVTLSSAKFNDGFDSNENVK, encoded by the exons ATGCGTCTTCTGATATTGTTATTAGTACTTACGGTAGTGGCCGGAGATGATGATATAATTAGCAACGTAGATGAGAATCTGATGAGTTATTCGCCATTCTACGGTCTGGTCGCCACGGCCTCCGCTGAAAATTCAACAACTTTATGTGCGAAACATTTGGATAAAATGGGAAAAGCCATCATAAACAAGGACACGTGGGTCATTAAAA TGATGGATGCGTCAGGGATGCCGAAAGGTGGTCTTCATTGGGGTGGTACTTTCTGGTTGGGCAATCGGAGACAATGCGAAGCTACCCAAGTCCTCAAGAGCATCAAAGCGAGTCCTTCTTTGGGTCCTGTGAGTGTCGAAACGATTGGAGACCTTCCTCCGTTTCCGATAGCATACTTTGCCGCTTACTTCAAACACCATTCCGCCATTCAAGCCATCACTCATATGCCGgaagag ttcaGGATGACCTTGGGCTTGTGTTTGCCACTTTCTTGCGAGGAGGCCGAACTGGTAGTgtttttgcaaaaatatttcgattcgaatatattcgtaCATCAGAACCTGTACAATACCACGTATAAAATGGAAGAAGTCAAGAAACTAGTCGATGATTATTCGTGGATATGGGAACCGATCACTATAGCCACGGG GTCAATCATCgtttttatagtgattttatgcGCAGTAGGGACGTTGTATGACATAAAGTATTATCGACCGATGATTAAATCAAGTGAATCTCAAAATAGTGGAAAAAATGACAATGGAAATGGTGATATCAAAG ATGTTACTATAGAAATTAAGACGACTAAAAAGCCCACTCGGATAGATTTGGGATTGGGATATAAAATTCTGAAGAGTTTTAGTGTgtacgaaaataataaaattatctttaaCACGAAAATTCCTTCAAATTCGATACCAGTCATACAAGGAattag GTTGTTTTCAATGGTTTCTATCATAGTGGGTCATTCAGTTGTGGCCATtagattttattatgaaaatcgaGTGAATGTGTTTCATTTATTAGATGTCGATTACATTGCACAAATAATACCAGGATCACAGTTTTCGGTCGACACATTTTTCTGCATAAG TGGATATTTATTAGCTGCTTCGTTCTTCCAAACGGAATACGCCAAAACTAAGACATCGAGTTTATTGGATAGAATAAAACTATTTGGACTGAAATGTCTTAAAAGATTcttaag ATTGACCCCATCGTATATGATCACGTTGGGAATAACAACGGTAATATTTAACTGGCGGTACAGATTGTCTCCGTTTTGGAACAACGAAAGGAATGATCTGACATGTCCGCAATATTGGTGGAGAAATCTTCTATATATACACAACGTATTCCCTGAGAGTGAAATGTGCATGACGTGGAGCTATTATTTAAGTAACGATATGCAATATGCCGTCATCACCACCTTTTTACTGATCTTGTCTACGAT gtattTCAAAGTTGCTGCGAGTCTCATGTCGGTCATCTTCTTCGGGAGCATCGGCTATACTGTATACGTCGTCTACGATGTGAACTTCATTCCTTT CATAGATGAATTCTTCGCGAACATGCAGAAGTTTTACGGCAATCCAATAGTAAGAATTGGAGCTTATCTCGTCGGCGTTTATACTGCATATTTAGTATATCATTTAAAGAAGAAACTTTCTCTCAACACG AAAATAATTAGGCTATTATGGCTTGCCGCATTTTCAATGAATACGTACATCATTTTTGCAGTAATGAATCGCGATATCAGTTTGGTCTTTAGCGTGGCCTACATAAGCCTATCGAGGATTTTATGGTCCGTAGGGATTTGTTGGGCTCTGATTGCTTGCGAAACTCAAAATGGAG GTTTGTTTGCGAAGATCTTCGGGTCCAAATACTGGTATCCTGCATCTCGGTTGACTTATATGGCGTATCTCTTGAAttgtgttgttttatttttgatgatGTCGTTTGCGGATAAGGCTTACCAATTAGAGGTATTCAATCTG GTAATCATTGCCATTGCAATGGTAGCGATGTCGTATGCAGCGGCGTACGTGTTCACCGTATTATTTGAATTGCCAATTGATGccctaaataaaatatttttcaactatCTGAAAGGTACAGAAAAAGGCACCGTAACACTATCAAGTGCGAAATTCAATGACGGCTTCGATTCAAACGAAAATGTCAAATGA